In Melioribacteraceae bacterium 4301-Me, a genomic segment contains:
- a CDS encoding MFS transporter translates to MDSSAAEKFNNESEKKSISQIVKESFKELEETFLAFVKAPKALWGINLPYVIEGLVYFGILTVLGKFCSENVKLTDIQAGWVYSFVTGGITLAMVILGGYSDKIGVRRSLILAFAVMLIGRIFLAGSDTLHFSSGFLSPMFFVLIIGLFFMVVGYGLYQPAAYAGVKRYTTPKTAPMAYGAIYGLMNLGAFFSGFVSPLVRHHNEKNFPPNGLAAVLWVYVVLTLISLLFTVILITKKSDKDAYQMSVEASDSKSNKGTKNEAKRNINNTALFIYSFATVLFFIIYILTLNKIINTESEIIPTIFLLLACVSFIISVWEFLRQRPEHPFRDKRFVFFIFILIPVQTLFAHNWLTIPYYTDRAFVGTAVSKYFEFFSNINPVLIFVLAPLVAGLTSKANVYRMMVLGTFVMALPTFLLAIGPNIYLFLSYVLIAAIGEAMWQPRFLQWIAEIAPEGKTGAYMGIGQLPWFLTKVITGLYSGYFVEKYIPRPESGLPQNTQMLWLIYGIIAIVSPVALLLAKNWMIKGFKTRNE, encoded by the coding sequence ATGGATTCTTCAGCTGCTGAAAAATTTAACAACGAAAGTGAAAAGAAGAGTATAAGTCAAATAGTAAAAGAGTCTTTTAAAGAATTAGAAGAAACTTTTTTAGCATTTGTGAAAGCTCCTAAGGCTTTATGGGGTATAAACTTGCCTTATGTAATTGAGGGATTAGTTTACTTCGGTATTCTTACAGTTTTAGGTAAGTTTTGTTCAGAAAACGTTAAGCTTACTGATATTCAGGCAGGTTGGGTCTATAGTTTTGTTACTGGGGGTATCACACTTGCTATGGTTATTTTAGGTGGTTATTCTGATAAAATAGGAGTTCGGCGCTCATTAATCTTAGCTTTTGCTGTTATGTTAATAGGCAGGATATTCCTCGCAGGTTCAGATACTTTACATTTTTCAAGCGGTTTCCTTAGTCCAATGTTTTTTGTCCTAATAATAGGACTGTTTTTTATGGTCGTAGGTTATGGATTATATCAGCCGGCAGCTTATGCTGGAGTTAAAAGATACACTACACCTAAAACTGCTCCTATGGCGTACGGTGCTATATATGGATTGATGAACTTGGGTGCTTTCTTTTCTGGTTTTGTTTCTCCACTTGTAAGGCATCATAACGAAAAAAATTTTCCTCCAAATGGCCTGGCAGCTGTCCTTTGGGTTTATGTGGTCTTAACATTAATTTCATTATTGTTTACTGTAATTTTAATCACAAAAAAGTCAGATAAAGATGCTTACCAAATGTCAGTCGAAGCTTCCGACTCTAAAAGCAATAAAGGAACCAAAAACGAAGCTAAAAGAAATATCAACAATACAGCATTATTTATTTATTCATTCGCTACTGTTTTATTTTTCATAATATATATATTAACATTAAACAAAATAATTAACACGGAAAGTGAAATAATTCCCACTATATTTTTGTTACTTGCCTGTGTTAGTTTTATAATTTCAGTGTGGGAGTTTCTTAGACAACGGCCTGAACATCCTTTTAGAGATAAAAGGTTTGTTTTTTTTATATTTATTTTAATTCCTGTTCAGACACTTTTTGCTCATAATTGGTTAACAATTCCATATTATACTGATAGAGCCTTTGTAGGTACTGCAGTAAGCAAATATTTCGAGTTTTTTTCTAATATTAATCCCGTTTTAATTTTTGTTTTAGCTCCATTAGTGGCTGGTTTAACATCTAAGGCCAATGTTTATAGAATGATGGTTCTTGGAACTTTCGTTATGGCACTGCCGACTTTTTTATTAGCAATTGGACCTAACATTTATTTATTTTTATCGTATGTATTGATTGCTGCAATAGGCGAAGCAATGTGGCAACCGAGATTTTTGCAATGGATTGCCGAAATAGCTCCCGAAGGTAAAACGGGAGCATATATGGGAATTGGACAATTACCATGGTTTTTAACAAAAGTAATAACTGGTCTTTATTCGGGGTATTTTGTCGAAAAGTATATCCCAAGACCTGAAAGTGGTTTACCACAGAATACACAAATGCTTTGGCTCATTTATGGCATAAT
- the murB gene encoding UDP-N-acetylmuramate dehydrogenase, whose protein sequence is MILKENYSLKDLNTFKVDVKAKLFCEINDEETLFELFCDSNYSGLAKYVIGGGSNILFTKDYDGLIVKNNLKGKKILEENGESILIEISAGEIWDDFVKYCTSMKYYGVENLSLIPGCVGAAPVQNIGAYGVELKDVFYSLRGIDLLRKQVRTLTTSECKFDYRDSIFKNEYKDKFIITSVTLRLSKLKKFSLDYPPLKESVKNINKHDITLQTVREKVISIRKNKLPDPNVLGNAGSFFKNPIVTYSQVEFIKKDFSDLPFYKFKDNYYKLPAAWLIEKCGWKGKRIGNVGCYEKQPLIIVNFGNATPAEILDLADKVALSVKKRFDVELLPEVNIV, encoded by the coding sequence ATGATATTAAAAGAAAATTACTCATTAAAAGATTTAAACACATTTAAGGTTGACGTAAAAGCTAAACTATTTTGTGAAATCAACGACGAAGAAACTTTATTCGAATTATTTTGTGATTCTAACTATAGTGGTCTTGCAAAATATGTTATTGGCGGCGGAAGCAATATTTTGTTTACTAAAGATTATGACGGTTTGATAGTTAAAAATAATTTAAAGGGCAAAAAAATATTAGAAGAAAATGGAGAATCGATTCTTATTGAAATAAGCGCTGGCGAGATATGGGATGATTTTGTAAAATACTGCACCAGTATGAAATATTATGGTGTAGAAAATTTATCGCTTATACCCGGCTGTGTTGGCGCTGCACCTGTTCAAAACATTGGTGCTTATGGTGTAGAATTAAAAGATGTATTTTATTCGTTAAGGGGAATTGATCTTCTAAGAAAACAAGTTCGTACTTTAACTACGAGTGAATGCAAGTTTGATTATAGGGATAGCATCTTTAAGAATGAATATAAAGATAAGTTTATAATTACCTCCGTTACACTAAGATTGAGCAAGTTGAAAAAATTTTCCCTCGATTATCCCCCCTTAAAGGAAAGTGTTAAAAATATTAATAAGCATGACATTACTTTACAAACTGTTAGAGAAAAGGTAATCTCGATTAGAAAAAACAAATTGCCAGATCCAAACGTTCTGGGTAATGCTGGAAGTTTTTTTAAAAATCCAATCGTTACCTATAGTCAAGTGGAATTTATTAAAAAAGACTTTTCGGATTTGCCATTTTACAAGTTTAAGGACAATTATTATAAGCTACCTGCTGCTTGGTTAATAGAAAAATGTGGCTGGAAAGGTAAAAGAATTGGTAATGTTGGTTGCTATGAAAAACAACCTTTGATTATTGTTAATTTTGGCAACGCAACACCTGCTGAGATATTAGATTTAGCCGATAAAGTAGCTCTTTCTGTCAAAAAAAGGTTTGATGTAGAATTATTACCAGAAGTGAATATAGTATAA